The Drosophila mauritiana strain mau12 chromosome 2R, ASM438214v1, whole genome shotgun sequence genome has a segment encoding these proteins:
- the LOC117137078 gene encoding uncharacterized protein LOC117137078 isoform X1: MYITTGKTFALLKGPLRDCLFHSRRCPAVQQLHLSVAMGNYVNEASIPLPINVDSAETTRFSPQRSRDISSTVINAQAPISSIDITIDNSFHAVLSDSNICHDPHVQSYDCFGSISLNSAMQSNVPTPFGGLNKFSHLNMPGGQWSQEFKFTAQNMQCSHYSALRDSLRADWATYDQNATLKTNDQGFCNRRNYSTQSPMRNSSTNTSTGAKLSKSEQLKKAFKEYGAPIVAFHVGISLISLGGFYVLVSSGINLVPALEWIGISSSAILEKVATGSTFVVAYAVHKVFAPARISITLGSVPFLVRYIRSKKSQIPKPKNT, encoded by the exons ATGTACATCACAACGGGCAAGACATTTGCGCTGCTGAAAGGACCTTTACGTGATTGTCTTTTTCATAGTAGGAGATGCCCAG CTGTTCAACAACTGCACTTAAGTGTCGCAATGGGAAATTATGTGAATGAAGCCTCAATTCCCCTTCCAATCAATGTGGACTCTGCGGAAACAACTCGATTCTCCCCCCAGCGCTCGCGTGACATTTCGTCTACAGTGATTAATGCACAAGCACCAATCTCAAGCATTGATATCACAATTGACAACAGTTTTCACGCAGTCCTAAGCGACTCAAATATTTGTCACGATCCACATGTACAGTCCTATGATTGTTTCGGGTCGATCAGTCTTAATTCCGCGATGCAAAGCAATGTACCGACACCGTTTGGGGGGCTCAACAAGTTTTCTCATCTGAACATGCCTGGCGGACAATGGTCccaggaatttaaatttacagCGCAAAACATGCAGTGCTCTCACTACAGCGCTCTTCGCGATAGCTTGCGAGCGGATTGGGCGACTTACGATCAAAATGCTACTCTTAAAACGAATGACCAAG GGTTTTGTAATCGAAGAAATTATAGCACGCAATCGCCTATGCGAAACTCTTCCACAAATACAAGTACAGGTGCAAAACTAAGTAAAAGTGAGCAGCTGAAGAAGGCATTTAAGGAATATGGAGCGCCTATTGTGGCCTTTCACGTAGGAATTTCGCTGATTTCTCTTGGCGGTTTCTATGTGCTTGTATCAAG TGGCATAAACTTGGTCCCAGCTCTGGAGTGGATTGGAATTTCATCATCCGCCATTTTAGAAAAAGTGGCAACGGGGAGCACCTTTGTTGTCGCCTATGCAGTACACAAAGTCTTTGCCCCTGCTAGAATAAGTATCACGTTAGGTTCTGTGCCATTTCTTGTTCGCTATATTCGATCTAAGAAATCGCAAATACCAAAGCCAAAAAATACTTAG
- the LOC117137078 gene encoding uncharacterized protein LOC117137078 isoform X2, protein MYITTGKTFALLKGPLRDCLFHSRRCPAVQQLHLSVAMGNYVNEASIPLPINVDSAETTRFSPQRSRDISSTVINAQAPISSIDITIDNSFHAVLSDSNICHDPHVQSYDCFGSISLNSAMQSNVPTPFGGLNKFSHLNMPGGQWSQEFKFTAQNMQCSHYSALRDSLRADWATYDQNATLKTNDQDIRNSF, encoded by the exons ATGTACATCACAACGGGCAAGACATTTGCGCTGCTGAAAGGACCTTTACGTGATTGTCTTTTTCATAGTAGGAGATGCCCAG CTGTTCAACAACTGCACTTAAGTGTCGCAATGGGAAATTATGTGAATGAAGCCTCAATTCCCCTTCCAATCAATGTGGACTCTGCGGAAACAACTCGATTCTCCCCCCAGCGCTCGCGTGACATTTCGTCTACAGTGATTAATGCACAAGCACCAATCTCAAGCATTGATATCACAATTGACAACAGTTTTCACGCAGTCCTAAGCGACTCAAATATTTGTCACGATCCACATGTACAGTCCTATGATTGTTTCGGGTCGATCAGTCTTAATTCCGCGATGCAAAGCAATGTACCGACACCGTTTGGGGGGCTCAACAAGTTTTCTCATCTGAACATGCCTGGCGGACAATGGTCccaggaatttaaatttacagCGCAAAACATGCAGTGCTCTCACTACAGCGCTCTTCGCGATAGCTTGCGAGCGGATTGGGCGACTTACGATCAAAATGCTACTCTTAAAACGAATGACCAAG ATATCAGGAACTCATTCTAA